In Tripterygium wilfordii isolate XIE 37 chromosome 15, ASM1340144v1, whole genome shotgun sequence, one DNA window encodes the following:
- the LOC119979870 gene encoding uncharacterized protein LOC119979870, with protein MSDPYVWPNGWQFMEQYVNIQQQELEEIAMVQQVVEESEELEPPRVCKRTFISRDRAKAYNDLVRKYFTLDCIFPPHMFRRRFRMRRELFHKIIIDLEESQPYFRLKYDCVGRLGFSSIQKMTAALRVLAYGSPIDREDDALMIAQTTAIDTVRLFCESIVSIYSEQYLQGPNESDLTRLLAENEARGFSGMIGSLDCMHWE; from the coding sequence ATGTCAGATCCTTATGTTTGGCCTAATGGATGGCAATTTATGGAGCAATATGTCAACATACAGCAACAGGAACTAGAAGAGATAGCCATGGTGCAGCAGGTTGTTGAAGAATCGGAAGAGCTCGAGCCTCCAAGAGTATGTAAACGTACATTCATTAGCCGCGATCGCGCAAAAGCATACAACGATCTTGTTAGGAAGTATTTCACACTAGATTGTATCTTCCCACCACACATGTTTCGTCGCAGGTTTCGAATGAGGAGAGAGTTGTTTCATAAGATCATAATTGACTTGGAAGAGAGTCAACCTTATTTCAGATTGAAATATGATTGTGTGGGGAGGCTTGGTTTCTCATCAATACAGAAGATGACAGCTGCATTACGAGTTCTTGCTTATGGCAGTCCTATCGATCGGGAGGATGATGCTCTTATGATTGCACAAACTACTGCGATAGATACAGTCCGTTTATTTTGTGAGTCCATCGTTAGCATTTACTCTGAGCAGTACTTACAAGGACCTAACGAATCGGACCTCACTCGGCTATTAGCTGAAAATGAGGCTCGTGGTTTTTCCGGAATGATCGGTTCTCTAGATTGCATGCATTGGGAGTAG
- the LOC119979871 gene encoding uncharacterized protein LOC119979871 codes for MAGTYNDISVLDHSPLFDRFIQCQTSQTPYKVNGRVYHIPYYLTDCIYPHYATLIQSIKHPRIEKEKHFARKQEAARKDVERVFGVLQAKWVITQGLMRFWDTEIIKNITQCCIILHNMIIEDERHLGIEPWQPLGGESIPDNLLHHYEEWLGTYIHSRMQQVRDKSINGMLRNDLMDHLWMNFGGESSHL; via the coding sequence ATGGCGGGGACATACAATGACATCTCTGTGCTTGACCACTCACCACTATTTGATAGGTTCATTCAATGTCAAACCTCACAAACTCCTTACAAGGTAAATGGTAGGGTGTATCACATTCCATACTATCTGACTGATTGTATTTACCCTCACTATGCCACATTGATCCAATCAATCAAGCATCCGCGAATAGAAAAAGAGAAACATTTTGCAAGGAAACAGGAGGCCGCACGAAAGGATGTCGAGAGAGTTTTTGGGGTTTTGCAAGCCAAATGGGTGATAACGCAAGGTCTAATGAGATTTTGGGATACAGAAATCATAAAGAACATTACGCAATGCTGCATCATATTGCATAATATGATAATAGAGGATGAGCGACACCTTGGAATAGAACCGTGGCAACCACTTGGTGGGGAAAGTATTCCAGATAATTTGCTTCACCATTATGAGGAATGGTTGGGAACTTACATCCATTCACGTATGCAACAGGTTAGGGATAAGTCAATTAACGGTATGCTAAGGAATGACTTAATGGACCATTTGTGGATGAATTTCGGGGGAGAGAGTAGTCATTTGTAG